AAGCGCAAGGAAGATCCGCGCTTTATCCGGGGCAAGGGGACGTACGTAGATGACATCCAGCTGCCAGGCATGCTCTATCTCGATATCGTGCGGAGCCCGTACGCCCACGCCAACATCAAGAAGATCGACGCGACAAAAGCCCTGGCGATCCCGGGCGTGCTGGCCGTGATCACGGGCCAAGACCTAGCCAAGTACAACCTCCACTGGATGCCGACGCTCATGTCGGACACCCAGATGGTGCTCCCGGTGGAGAAGGTGATGTACGTGGCTCAGGAAGTCGCGGCAGTCCTGGCCACGGAGCGCTACATCGCCGCCGACGGCGCGGCGGCGGTCGAGGTCGACTACGAGCCGCTCCCTGTCGTCGTGGATCCCAAGAAGGCGCTGGCGCCCGGGGCGACGGTCCTGCGCACCGATAAGAAGGACAAGAAGGATAACCACATCTGGCACTGGGAGTGGGGCGACCGCGCCGCCACGGATCGCGCGTTTCAGGACGCCCAGATCACGGTCGAGCAGGACATCTACATCCCGCGCATCCATGTCGCCTCGATCGAGACGTGCGGGTGCATCGCCCAGTACGACAAGGTCATGGGCAAACTCACGGTCTGGATGACCACCCAGGCGCCCCACGCCATCCGGACGGTCTTTGCCCTCGTCGCCGGGCACGTGGGCCTGGCCGAGCACAAGATCCGGATCATCTCTCCCGACATCGGCGGTGGATTCGGCGGGAAGGTGCCGGTCTATCCCGGGTACGTCATCGCCGTCGCAGCCTCGGTGTTGACCGGCAAACCCGTAAAGTGGATGGAAGACCGCATGGAGAACCTCCAGGCCGACTCGTTCGCCCGTGACTACCACATCACCGCCCAGCTCGCGGCGAAAAAGGACGGCACGCTCACCGCGCTCCGGATCAAGACGATCGCCGATCACGGCTACGCGGATGCCGCGGCCAACCCCTCCAAGTTCCCGGCGGGCCTCTTTCACATCTGCACCGGCTCCTATGACTTTCAAGCGGCCCACGTCGAGGTCGATGGTGTGTACACCAACAAGCCCCCTGGGGGGATCGCCTACCGCTGCTCGTTCCGCGTCACCGAGGCGGTCCACACCATCGAACGGATGGCGGACCTGATGGCGCACCAGCTCGGGATGGATCCGGCGGAGTTCAGGCTCAAGAACTTCATCAAGCCGGACCAGTTTCCGTACAAATCGGCGCTGGGCTGGGAGTACGACAGCGGGAACTACGCCGGCGCTCTGCACAAGGCGATGGACAAGATCGGCTACGCCGATCTGCGCCGGGAGCAGGCCGAGAAGCGCAAGCAGGGTGAGTTGATGGGGATTGGGATCTCGAGTTTCACCGAGATTGTGGGTGCGGGGCCGTCGAAGGACTTCGACATCCTCGGCATCAAGATGTTCGACAGTGCGGAGATCCGGATCCATCCGACGGGGAAGGTGATTGCCCGGTTCGGCACGCGGTCGCAGGGGCAGGGGCACGAGACCACCTATGCCCAGATCATCGCCGAGGAACTAGGGATCCCGGTCGCCGACATCCAGGTGGAGGAAGGCGATACCGACACCGCTCCGTACGGTCTCGGGACCTACGCCAGCCGCTCCAC
This window of the bacterium genome carries:
- a CDS encoding aerobic carbon-monoxide dehydrogenase large subunit, translated to MSPRTPPEIGGMGHSVKRKEDPRFIRGKGTYVDDIQLPGMLYLDIVRSPYAHANIKKIDATKALAIPGVLAVITGQDLAKYNLHWMPTLMSDTQMVLPVEKVMYVAQEVAAVLATERYIAADGAAAVEVDYEPLPVVVDPKKALAPGATVLRTDKKDKKDNHIWHWEWGDRAATDRAFQDAQITVEQDIYIPRIHVASIETCGCIAQYDKVMGKLTVWMTTQAPHAIRTVFALVAGHVGLAEHKIRIISPDIGGGFGGKVPVYPGYVIAVAASVLTGKPVKWMEDRMENLQADSFARDYHITAQLAAKKDGTLTALRIKTIADHGYADAAANPSKFPAGLFHICTGSYDFQAAHVEVDGVYTNKPPGGIAYRCSFRVTEAVHTIERMADLMAHQLGMDPAEFRLKNFIKPDQFPYKSALGWEYDSGNYAGALHKAMDKIGYADLRREQAEKRKQGELMGIGISSFTEIVGAGPSKDFDILGIKMFDSAEIRIHPTGKVIARFGTRSQGQGHETTYAQIIAEELGIPVADIQVEEGDTDTAPYGLGTYASRSTPVGGAAGAMAARKIRDKARKIAAYLLEAAEDDLVWEPGKFSVKGAPSRSKTIQEIAFAAYTNHPKGMEAGFEAVSYYDPPNLTYPFGSYICVVDIDKGTGEVKVRRFVAVDDCGNIINPMIVEGQIHGGLTMGLAPALFEEISYDEQGNIQGGSFIDYLVPTAVETPKWETDKTTTPSPHHPLGAKGVGESATVGAPAAIANAVVDALWHLGVRHVDIPITPDKVWKLLREKGVTE